AATGCGGTCATTTCGGTCAATATGCCGCCGACTCATTTTTACGATGAACATCTGGCGGACAAGGTGGATGCGATTTTGCGCAAGACCGGGCTTCCCCATCACCTGCTGAAAATCGAGGTAACGGAGACCATGACCCTGGCGGCTGACGATCAACCGGTCGAAACGCTGCGACGCCTGCGGGAGATGGGCGTTATGGTGGCCATTGACGATTTCGGCATGGGGCATACCTCCTTGCGGTATATCAAGGAGTTTCCTGTTCAAACCGTCAAAATCGACCGTTCCCTGACCCAGGATACAGCCGACGGGGTCAACGACCACATCGTCAGAAGCATCGTCGATCTTTGCAACGCCCTGGATATCCAGATCATCGTCGAAGGGGTGGAGACAGAAGAGCAACTCATGCGGTTCAGGGCCCACGGCTGCAGACTTTTTCAAGGATATCTGTTCAGCAGGCCGCTTCCCGAGCATGCGTATTTGCCGTTTTTCCAGAACAGCCGGCCGTTGAGACTGGTGGTAAATCGGTAGGATTGTAGTATCAGTACAGTCGGTTCATGTTCCATCCAACTGGCAGGTTGTAAGAGCGATTGTTAGTCCTCGTCTCTTCGAAACTCCGAAAGGATTCGAATAGCTGTTCCCCCAATCAAATCGATACCCGATCAATCAATATCGACGGTACCGACGAACACGTCCATGCCAGCGGCGACTGAATGGATCTTTATACTTGACGCTTCAAAGCGGGTTGCGGTGGGGCCATGAACGCCTCGATGTCTCTATGTCGTTGCTGCGGATTTTTATCTTTGCGGGTCGACGCATCTTCCGCTTTCGAATTTCTTTCGTAAAACGGGCTCGGTTCATAACGCCATCCTCGGGCCAGTCGCCTCTCCTCCATGAATAACCGCAGGCAGGCATACAACCCGATCAAGGGTGCCGCCATCCGGGTTTTCCAGCCGAATTCCCCGTAAATATCGGACAGCAGCCGTCTCATCTTCCGAAACAGGGTCGGTGTGTTGCGATAATAGCGCTTCATCGCCCAAACCGCTCCGGCATAGGTTGACCGAAGGGGCCGCACTTCCCGGGCGTAGCGTTTGCGCAGACGATCGTCAGGACTGTTTTTGTACCGCTGCCATCCGGTCAACAAGGTGCGGATCAAGCGTGCCAGACTGGGTCCGTTCTCCTTAAAATCCCGCTCAAAGGCCTGAAGCAGAAATTTCTCCTCCTGACCGGACTCGATGGCGGCGTGCCGGTAGTTGAACCGATACTGGCCGTGGGTGTCGGCAAAAGAGAACTCGTCTTGGCTGTAGAGCGACCCGTCTTTTTTGTGTGCCTCGTAAAGCGGAGTTCCCGGTACGGGTGTGTACAGCATGAACTGGTGGAAATCTGTCTGGTGACTGACTGCGTGGGAAATTACCTGGTCGATGTTTTCAGGCGTATGCTCGGCAAGCCCGATAATTGATGAACCGAGAACGCGAATTCCGTGGGATTGAAGTTCTTTAACCAGTTGATGTGTATCCACGTCCGCCAGTTTTGCGTATTGACTGTTTTTTCCCTCGATCCCCATCCAGACCCAGCCCACGCCCAGTCCGACAAGTTGGTCGATGGTGTAGGAGCGCAGGACACGCGCGGAACTGAAAACATTCAGCATCCAGCTTTTCCGGTGGGTTTTCATCAGATCCAGGAGCCGAAGCGCACGCCGTCGGTGCAGGAGAAAATTCTCGTCGAGAATAAAAAATGAATTCGCCCTCAGAGACTTCTCCAGTTTGCACATTACATCGAAGAGTTCGTCACCGGTTTCGTAAAAATTGACGAATTTTCCTTTGCCACCGAAAAGTGCGGATGTAGAACAAAAATTACAGCCTACCGGGCAGCCCACCGATGGAATCAGGATCGCGGCGGTATCCCCGGGTTTGTCCGGCAGATCGATTCCCATGATGCGCGTTCCAAAAGCCGAAAGGACCGCAGGGTGTTTCACCGGGGAATCCTGCGGCTGGCCAAGGTATCGGCGAAACCATGCAATTCCTTCTCCGCGGACGATATAATCGGCGTCGATGACTTGGCTGAGGCCCTTGTAGTTGGCGATGTGGCCGCCAACCACAATGGTGGCACCGGGCTGATGCTGCCGGATCAACCGGCACATGTCCTCCACCTTCCCGATATTGGGAAGGATGGCGCTGATGCCGATGATATCGTATGGCTGATCGCACAACTCCTGGATGAACCGATCACGGGATGCGAAGTCAAGCACCGTGCAGGGGGCGTCCATATTGGCCTGGAGCATGAGCAG
This window of the uncultured Desulfosarcina sp. genome carries:
- a CDS encoding cobalamin-dependent protein (Presence of a B(12) (cobalamin)-binding domain implies dependence on cobalamin itself, in one of its several forms, or in some unusual lineages, dependence on a cobalamin-like analog.); translated protein: MQSVMTQHPKGTRARVLLASVFGPYACNDAYGSRAINPMELYQNQVTRVQGGFSLRMFHRSFGLLMLQANMDAPCTVLDFASRDRFIQELCDQPYDIIGISAILPNIGKVEDMCRLIRQHQPGATIVVGGHIANYKGLSQVIDADYIVRGEGIAWFRRYLGQPQDSPVKHPAVLSAFGTRIMGIDLPDKPGDTAAILIPSVGCPVGCNFCSTSALFGGKGKFVNFYETGDELFDVMCKLEKSLRANSFFILDENFLLHRRRALRLLDLMKTHRKSWMLNVFSSARVLRSYTIDQLVGLGVGWVWMGIEGKNSQYAKLADVDTHQLVKELQSHGIRVLGSSIIGLAEHTPENIDQVISHAVSHQTDFHQFMLYTPVPGTPLYEAHKKDGSLYSQDEFSFADTHGQYRFNYRHAAIESGQEEKFLLQAFERDFKENGPSLARLIRTLLTGWQRYKNSPDDRLRKRYAREVRPLRSTYAGAVWAMKRYYRNTPTLFRKMRRLLSDIYGEFGWKTRMAAPLIGLYACLRLFMEERRLARGWRYEPSPFYERNSKAEDASTRKDKNPQQRHRDIEAFMAPPQPALKRQV